The genomic window tttgttttcggcccaggtgagaattcaggctaggttacaaagcatctcaggaactagagcaaggacttctggggattgaagtcctaggttcaaatctccgtTTTTACAATGTGGCGTCTAAAGtctgtctcattcttttatttcatattagagaataatttaataatagtatatatatatatatatatatatatatatatatatatatatatatatatatatatacatatatatatatatatatatatatatatatatatatatatatatatatatatatatatatatacatatatatatgtatgtatatgtatccaTGAAAGTgtattttttactatttatttctttcaGGAGAGGACAGACCTGAAATGAAAAAGGCTTCTACAAAGATAGCTCTTTCTGTGGAAGGACTTCAGACTGTAGAGAAAGCACATGAGTATCCTGAGTGTGGTAAAACTTTTAGTGAGAATTCATCCACACCGAGGAtccacacaggagaaaaacattataaaaataatgagTGGGAAAAGTCTTTCCTGCAGAATGGCAATCTTTCTCATCTTCAGAGAATCCACAGTAAGGAGAAAGCTTTTCAGGGCAGAAAAGGATTCACACTGAGGTCCAATCTTACTAGACATCAGAGAACCCACTCTGGAGAAaaatcttatgaatgtaatcTGTGTGGAAAGGTATTCACACGAAGCTCCTATCTTTGTATACaccagagaatccatactggggagaaaccttatgaatgtaatcaatgtggaaaagcATTCAGAAATAGCTCCACTCTtattatacatcagagaatccacactggggagaaaccttatgaatgtaatcattgtggaaaggcattcaaagagagctccagtcttgctcaacatcagagaatccacactggagaaaaaccttataaatgtaatcacTGTGAAAAAACCTTTAGACAAAGTTCCTATCTTTGTATACACcagagaatccactctggggAGAAACCGTATGAATGCAGTCAATGTGGAAAAACATTCACAGGAAGCTCCTGCCTTGCAcaacatcagaaaatccacactggggagaaaccttatgaatgtaatcagtgtggaaaggcattcagatACAGCTTTAATCTTattatacatcagagaattcacactggggagaaaccatatgaatgtaatcagtgtggaaaggcattcaaaGAGAAATCCagtcttgctaaacatcagaaaatccacactggggagaaaccttataaatgtaatcagtgtggaaaggcattcacaGATAGTTCCagtcttgctaaacatcagagaatccacactggggagaaaccctatgaatgtaatcaatgtggaaagacattcagaatCAGCTCCAAACGtactatacatcagagaatccacactggggagagaccttatgaatgtaatcaatgtggaaaggcatttacAGTGAGCTCTGGTCTTGCTAagcatcaaagaatccacactggggaaaaaccttataaatgtaatcagtgtggaaaggcattcacaCAGAGCTCCaatcttgctaaacatcagagaatccactctggggagaaaccttatgtatgtaatcaatgtggaaaggcattcacaTACAGCTATGATCTtattatacatcagagaatccacactggagaaaaaccttatcaATGTAATCAATGTGGGAAGACATTCACAGGAAGCTCCTATCTTGcacaacatcagagaattcacactggggagaaatcttatgaatgtgACCAATGTGGAAAGGCATACGTAAATAGCTCCAGTCTTGctaaacaccagagaattcacacaggggcaaaaccttatgaatgtaatcaatgtggaaaggcattcagatacagcttcaattttattatacatcagagaatccacactggggagaaaccttatgaatgtaatcagtgtggaaaggcattcacaGGTAGTTCCagtcttgctaaacatcagagaatccactctggggagaaaccttatgaaggTAATCAATATGGAAAGGCATTCCCATGAAGCTCCACTCTTGCACAATATCAGGAAATCCACTCTGAAGGggaaccttatgaatgtaatcagtttGGAAAGACATTCACATACAGATCCAGTCTTGTTCCACATCAGAGattccacactggggagaaatctCGTGAATGTAATTAATGTGGTGAAACATTCCTCCAGAAGTCTGTCCTTATTTTCCCATTGGAGAATTCTTACTACTTATAAATCTTAGTATATGATGAGGAAAGCCACTGAAATGAAAAGCAGAGCTTCTAAGTAGATGACTGTCTCTGGAAAATAAAGGTCATCCATGAAAGCTTAAATTTTGTTTCTCAATGTGAGTGAATATTGAAATGAGAGAGTGATTTGTACCCAGCCATCAGGTAGTAACATAGCAAAAAGAGGCAATCGAGTTGCTTGTAAATTGGTGGCAGAATAAAGTGcaaaaaaaagttatctttacGTTCTGAATATTCTCATGTCTTTATTGAAGGAAAGCAACTTTTGTCAGGGTTTCCCCTAATGGACTTGGGTTGGAGCAGAATCAGCCTGCAATGATTCAACCACTATTCAACAGGTAGGAGTCTTTGAAATTTTTGTctaaatttttcccatggtggcTCCTGCTCTGTCTGCCTGAAAGTGGTATCTAAAGCAATTTCATGTAAGAGAATCTGTGCTTCTTGTCTAGTGTAGACATGGCATCTGGACAGTCAAAGGGACCTTCAGGAACTTCTAGAAGAGATAGTTTTGTTAATCCAAATTGATCTTTTCCTGCTGCCTGATcagtcaaaggaaaaaaaggtagaaagagaatATACTATttttctgagaaattttaaggatCCTTAACAAACTGTATTCTCTCTTTGTTTTCCCAACTATCCAGATTGGGTAGGCACATAAGAGATACACaaatggaaggaaatatttttcccagtataaaaaaaaattatgaatttgtAAACTAAGTAAAAACTTGATTTGAGGAATTAAATTGGAATAAAGAAGGCTAAGGCTTTTTCCTACCCCTCTCAATTCAGTCTGGGGCCCTGTACATTGTCTGGACTTTCAAAGTGGTGTGGTCTAAGAGGATTCCCTCCTGCTCAGAGTTCTGCAACTCCCTGTTGCAAATTTGGGTCTCTCAGTTAAGGTATGATTGAGTTTTAGCTGATTGCTGTTGGACCCTGTTACTGAATCTACTGAGAGATCATTTAGATTCGTAGGGACTGAACTGCTGGCTCTCTTGCTCCTGAATTTTCAACTCTGAATTGGGTGAAAAAATGATAGGGCTAAAAGGTGCAGTGGATTCTCTGTCCTTTACAAAGTGAAACCCCTTAGTTTTGGATCTGGGAATCCTTCTTGGCCTAATGGAAAGCATCTTCCTGAGCAGGAATACTCTGTAATATCCTTCCTGCTTGGATTCTTTTCTTGGTAGGCACAGACCTCCTCCCATCTCCTGcaatttctgtctgtctgtctctcttccaactccctctcttcctttctctctctctacctacACTGCCTTGATCTGAAACCATTCATTGTTCTGCTTTATTGTATTTCCCCATCAACAGTCCCTCAACAATACCCTcaatctttctacttttcttgacttttcctttacttttgtgactattcctaagtcagcttttaatagcttgttTTAGTCTCACATTCCACAGCTGCCATAGgcaagttcaatttttttttctttttctctttaaaaataaatatagcagtGCTGCTTTTAATCTTAGTGACTGGACCCTGCGGCCCCACCTGGGGAAATTTTCCACCTCTTGcaaaacaacccaattagcagaCCCTGAGAGATGTTGTCTCTTAATTAGCTGTGAGGACAAAAACCTGGGGAAAATAGTTCTCCAACTGCTCCAACAgaaaatctactttatttttccaaaacCCACCATCTCTAGGGTTAAACTTAAGTGAGAACTAAAACCTGGAGACATCAGTCAGGAAGAGTAGTAttaaagtaacaacaacaacaacaaactggtCCTCTTTACCCTAAGAGGCTTTCACAGcccaaataaggtaaaaaataatttatgaaacCTTTTTGACACATGTCCAACTCAAGAAAGCAGCCCAGAAGTTGCTCCTCAGAAGCATGTGATAGAAACACATCATTCTGGCATTTTCACCCTGAGAGGGAAGTTAGCTGCTTCCCGTTGTACCTCCTATACTTAgcctatgtaaaaattaaaatttagggaactgAGGCAGTAGAAATTTGTTTGTCTCTGCAAGGAGTTAATCCTCTCCCACCCTCCAACCAAGGAGTTAAATCAAGATATGACTCTCTTAAAGGGACCACACCCTTACCTTTAATTTTCACACCCTGACTTTAACTCCTAGCCAGTAGTGtcatctactgactaaaaccagaattataagcaatttaacacataaataaatgaatatatatgtatatatatacataaaataaaaaagatgcaCTACTCTACATGAACATTTTATGGCTTTTGCACAATTGGGAACCTTAAATGTTTCAGAATGCCTTCTATTCCCTATGTtcttaggtaattttatttttctattccaaaATATTGTGATAAGAAATGGTACCACACaaaaaattaaagctgaaatGCAGACAGACATGAAAATCCAATTTCGGATTTCAGATTTCAGATGATTTCAGATACTTTTTTACTTGATCAAAAGGCAAATACTGACCCAATCCAAAACATGCCTAATTTTTAcaagcctgttcctgaaccactGAGAGGAAAATCCTTCCCCTGAAATACAGATGGAAGACTTCTCTCCTATATCTCAACTGCAGAACTACCTCTTTCATGCTCTAcaaccaattccagccccaaggaaatctcatccttctaataAACTTTTTCCTCCCTAAGCTGACTCACCATTACCTAATTCATAtaaattccttttctccttaagggaagtacctgaaataggctGCAATGAGGATGAAGTGACCCTAAGATAACATATACCTTTTACTCTGCAAGACATGAATGAATTGACATGAAATATATGAAGAAGACCCCTTTGTGGTAATGAAAAAGatggctgactttttttttttcagtataatctgtcttatAAAGACGTTGAAAATCTACTCTAGGCTTTCCTAaaggaatgtgagaaaaataaaataatttgatgggactataacaactctgaagattatttataattatctcattgtAGGGAGTCCATTTTAACTGCAATGAGAGAGTGCTCTGAAAACATAGAtaaatggacagaatttgaaaaactttAGCAAAAAGATGgtgagacaccctccagattcatgaatAGGCACATTGAGTTTGGGGGTTGGTACCTGGATTTTGATCATTCTAAAGCAAATTACATAAGCcaaattagaagacactttgtcaataactcttgcaaagtgatcagggattattttggaactcattgcccaaggtggccTGAGATGGATCTtgatgaattgagaaaaaaacTGCTGTTTATGTTTCAAAAGgcaacaaagaaagaggaagagactaatgatttcatggagacagggaaaaaaagtgaaatatttaaaaaataggattGGTAAACAgaaaaaagggcatgatactcaaccaatggcccTTGgtccctctccaagaatctaactattgaTCCTTTACCTACCACTTCTCTGAGAAGGAGGGCCACAAAATGAGGGaatgtagaaatttattcaaggcagtcaaaaataatatgcagtttaataactgcagaaataactatagaaatgactagAATAATGATCATAGGAATCACAACTTCAGgactgatagaaataactataatgactataggaataaaacttttagaaatgaaaattgtAAGAGTAGAAATTGTAAAAATGATAACTCACACCAACTAACCCCTCAACAGTATAACTTACGTAGAACTCGTCCAAAAGATACTGCCTGTCCACATGGGGCAGAAGGTGGTATCTCACTCTAatgtttttgcaaatattaacccttttcagttttgtctcccacATAGTAACaaagaagatagaagaagaaatggatttttgaacACAGTACCTCTGTGATTGTacaatagaataagctaagatatctatgaaaacctgccatttattgataaatgttatgtgACTAtgattaatgattatgtctgattctaggaaataggATCAAAGAAGGAGTACAGACTTTATCTATACAGTACCATAGATGCATGGAcataacctgaatagtgccaaagagcacacaggtcaaaaaagaaaccaatccaagtgggattgatgaacttctatgccaatacaaaacaACTTGAACCTAGCGTGCTAGTGTGATACTCGAGATTgtagcacttgacatatgttaagacacaggactccttgaaccacactccttgtgaaataatttctatgaaagtacctaacaattggctcttctggctcccctatccctgagaaatgataaaagatcagaccagggaatgacacttcccttttacacaaaaatctattccttttttctctcttatagtatggaaacTTCCTGTAGCCCTGGCTTATAATGGGTTAAtacaatattactgcatttttttCCTACATAATTGTGGgagagaaatttactttaattgaaccctaatacaagggtctgttatgaatttattcttgttgtATTCAGAATTTTTATGTACATAGTTTTTTATACTTTGatgttgaattttttatttctcccaaagttaatttttcttttattcatgtttctttttatgtttcttgtttttcttctgataattgactcatacaccccataactcagTCACTTTTGAGTTGATCCAGATGTTGGTGAACAACCTCTTCAGGGAgaattacattatatttttatttaaaaaaaaaacaaacaaacccaagatttaaaattttatttgagaaaaatttcaggaaaagaagcttgctaactccttgaatccggagaatgaactgtttggagagaGATacctgcagaaacctacactgcatcaagaagatccagaatgaaatttgggtacaattgattgaactgaagggggttgaacatttattgtaaatgtacacttttatgccaaaggggactgccccctaatttgctTTTTCTCAATGTGCCTATCAAAAtactggttttgctttctctctcttccatttcttgcttatctctaactattctagtttcctcttagaaggtgaaatattatatacatctgtagttagaaatttttaggggtacaagatgattatgttaaatgatcaatggggagagtAGTTTGATCATCAGGggggttgtgaagattaaaattaactatcccctgattgtgaagattaaagttgtaacccttgcctatttttagatttaatcaccaaaagtgtaaataccctacttaaaattTGAGTGTGGAGATCTGCCcacttttagatctaatcaccaaaactgattaatcattaagtgggaggtctgttgcccacgtgtgcaatagtgggtgacaaataagaattaaactaactgcccctggacagtcttaaagcaaagcttcaactgtgaagattggtagatgtgaaattaggggaagacatgggaagtgatgcaaaagaagagTCTTTAAAGGGAgctatcacttcctgtgagggacagttcttcattttttggaagtggagactggaaacattttttcattctttggagttgtaaaccttaaaatttcttagacttatgaatgttggaaatttccccattgggaaatttcatacttaaaaaaatctactgatagtaagaactctattggaatatgaaactccttggcatgggaggatccttctcctccctacttaggactactttaggacagaaaccttttgctaaacaatggaaagggctttgacctatgcttaagcatagaacaggaagttgtttgagtcatgattgattttagaattgctacaatagagatacttggaatgacagaaccaggtcttggaaactacaatctccaccctactcagagtaacaggatttaggaagggctgcagcaaagatcaagatttaattttttgagaatatgaccttcaacagacatgttcaaagggggcagacctctgggcggtcctgggttaagctagagccaccattggcacaggggagacattgacagtgattggtagatgtgagaactgaggggagggaacttagattgtttgcttaaagatagtggTGTAGGATgaagaggtttttgctctgaaggaggtcagagaggagaggtcctggaggaAGAGTTCCTGGAGAGTTTTTTTATGCTCTGAAGAAgctctgagaggagagaggtcctggagggagagctccaggagaggtcttgaaggaggctgtggaaggaaaaatcaggaggagtcaggaggagaattctctggaaacatttcttgaaaggaggctctcttgaaggtggagcctgaggttaacataagaagccttacctagagagatcttggggtgagtgataaaaccaactgactgatttatctcttaggactgaggtctaggccttattggcttgaggcccttcattctcattcctttcttactttctctctttttctattgattaatcagtgtattataaattaaatttctctataaaacccagttggcttgggcatattcataaattgggaatatattccctggcgaccatcttatatttatataaaaccaagacacagtagaaaacatatttcagcggttataattgttatatatttcccttgctcccaaacatttcaATTATCACAGTTattggctcccactctcttatctacaactatttaaagcTCAAAACTATTATAAATCTAACAGAGTGGGGGCTGGATCCAAgatcctgttcctggtgaggctgctccaaaatctcttcctttaaactgacacatggtgagtgaaaagctgactctgaactgctggattttctgaaaaaactaacctcaggagagacttaccttatcctctctctgattttcttatttaataatttatttaagtaaTCCAGTCCAACTCTTTTAAAATGAACACTAGGTGCCACCCACCCCATATGAATATTACAAACCAGGGTTGATAATCATTCAGCTATAACCTGTAACTAGCTCATGTTTTTGCCCCATATAGAAGGTAACTAGGAATAATAAGGACTTGTATGAAATTAAGTGTATTAATTGTCATctttgtcattgtataaattctatTCACAGAGACGTTTCAATTATAATTATGTACCAAGAATCGTTTGTATACATCCCAGTGAATCTCCCTGAggcctgggcatctacatcatcTTTTAGTTTCATACACAAGGCATTCCAGCATATCTTGTACCACACAAAACACTTTGGATTAGTTTTCATCTGAGCTGTAGCAACCATAATTACTCTAATTCCCTCTCGTACCCCCACCTCTATTGCTCTATCCTCTATACAAAGCTATGTATTTCTACCAGAGGTTGTTTAACTCATCTCAGCATTGGCATATGCAGCAAAAGACAGATTTGGCTTATAGGGATGAATTAGATGCTTTAAAGGATGTTTTTGTGTTGGTAAAGAAGTTGAGGTGTTACCTACTAGGATTACTTACCCTCGTCATTCTAATCAAACAGGGCACTGCGCCACACCGCTAAGGGATGATGATGATTCTTTTGGATGGGATAAGGTGGTCCAGCACATATAGGGAGCTTGGGGACACCATAACACTACATTAGGCATTATTCAGctacaaaaagaaatgaacagtCTAGACAATATAGTCTTTGAAGGAGAAGCGGTCAAAGTAGTTCACAACTGGAAAGAGGTCTGGTCTTATCTTCCTTAGATCCAAAGAGTTGGTTTGGCCTCCCAAACAGGGAAGCTTAGTCACAGTCAGAGCTCTAAATTATGTTAATTTGCTCATTTGCAGTCTGTAGAAGAGGATGTCTAAATCAAGCATATATAAAGCAAATGCAGCCCAAAAGTACCTTCTATGAACTCTGAgctcctttaaaaacaaaaaggggaaatgaaggaAACCCAAGCACTGATGAACCCTGAGATCAACAAAATGGTCACACTGGGCTACAGGGAAAGGCCAACGTTCAGTAAGAACCTTATATCTTTGCAAAGGCAATTTTCTTGTGACCTCAGGGGCACTTGCAGGGTTAATAAGTACTGAAACCTTTGCTGAAGTCCTTGGTCAGTCTAGTATTGCTCTACAGACTGCTTCAAGTGGTGATTACCCCAGCTCTCCTGATTGTCATTGCAAACAGCTTTGGAATTTACTCATCAGGTGTTTCCCTACAGCTAGATAGTACCCTTTACCAGGAGTTGTCAGACTTGTAGTCTTCCAGAAAACTTCGCAATCAAGaaattttttcctctcaaattttttttaatttttacaattttaaaatattttttccacatttacatgattcatttttctctcctcccccctgcCAGAGTTTACAAACAATTTCCCTGGGTTGTACAATTGTTGTCACTTGATATACCTATTTCCTTCTTACTCTTTTTTGctgtagagtgatcttttaaagcctaaaccccaaatcatgtacccctatatacaagtgataagtgatgtcatatgttttgcttttgcatttctactcccatggttcttcctctcaatgtggttagcatctCTCATCTTCTCTGCTTCCTTAACAAAAATTACAGACACATAAAAAATATGACCTTTGATTGTAACAGAAATTTGGGATAAAACATATTGAAACAGGCCTAATAACTCTGATGTTACCCCACTgcgttgttgttgtttttttgtctaTCTCTGATGTCAGTCAGATAATGAGTGAGTTGATTTGCAGATAAAAGCTATAGCTGGAAGCCCCTGTGAGAGCCGAGGCCAGTGAGATCTTCCCTGAACCTAACCTTGTCTACAAGTCTTTAGTTTTGGTTTTCACCATAGAGACAGCTTTGTAAATGCAATCACTCTGAAGGATAGACTTGAGACTCTTTCTGACATCTCAGAGCCCCCACTCAATTTAGATCTGCCTCATTTCAAGAATATTGCTGGAAAATAGAACCTATGAAATTCAAGAGAGTGCTATCAAGCCAACCTGAAGGTGTTTTAGATGCTGGAGATGCTTTTGTGGCCATTTTCCCCTTGAAGCATATTTAGAACCTGTGGGAAAATGTGATTGATTGCATTTTTCATAGGGGCCGTTGAAGAGCTGAGAGCCGTCCCattaacatggaaaaatgataAGCCTATATGGGTAGATCAGTGGCCCCTTACAGCTTCTAAGCTCTCAGCattgaaagaaatatttcaagAGCAATTAACAAAGGGACATATTAGACCAAGTACTAGTCCCTGGAAAATTCCTGTGTTTGTAATACAGAAAAAATCTGGCAAGTGGCGTATGCTTACTGATTTACGCCGAGTTAATGAGTCCATGGAGGAGATGGGGGCCCTACAGCCAGAGCTGCCGGTTCTTTCTTGGATACCTATTAATTGGAAAACATGGGCTATAGATTAGAAAGACTGTTTTTACACTATTCCTCTGCAGGAAAAGGACTGCAAGCTTTTTGCCT from Monodelphis domestica isolate mMonDom1 chromosome 4, mMonDom1.pri, whole genome shotgun sequence includes these protein-coding regions:
- the LOC103093751 gene encoding zinc finger protein 883-like isoform X3, with protein sequence MAPGKPRTSSLELVTFKDVAVDFTREEWSLLDDPQKLLYKEVMLENAHNLLSVGLPVPREDWMSSFEQGEAPWMLAEEGPGEDRPEMKKASTKIALSVEGLQTVEKAHEYPECGKTFSENSSTPRIHTGEKHYKNNEWEKSFLQNGNLSHLQRIHSKEKAFQGRKGFTLRSNLTRHQRTHSGEKSYECNLCGKVFTRSSYLCIHQRIHTGEKPYECNQCGKAFRNSSTLIIHQRIHTGEKPYECNHCGKAFKESSSLAQHQRIHTGEKPYKCNHCEKTFRQSSYLCIHQRIHSGEKPYECSQCGKTFTGSSCLAQHQKIHTGEKPYECNQCGKAFRYSFNLIIHQRIHTGEKPYECNQCGKAFKEKSSLAKHQKIHTGEKPYKCNQCGKAFTDSSSLAKHQRIHTGEKPYECNQCGKTFRISSKRTIHQRIHTGERPYECNQCGKAFTVSSGLAKHQRIHTGEKPYKCNQCGKAFTQSSNLAKHQRIHSGEKPYVCNQCGKAFTYSYDLIIHQRIHTGEKPYQCNQCGKTFTGSSYLAQHQRIHTGEKSYECDQCGKAYVNSSSLAKHQRIHTGAKPYECNQCGKAFRYSFNFIIHQRIHTGEKPYECNQCGKAFTGSSSLAKHQRIHSGEKPYEGKQLLSGFPLMDLGWSRISLQ
- the LOC103093751 gene encoding zinc finger protein 883-like isoform X2; its protein translation is MAPSQTSFSPPGSAPVLEEEGKASSPLLGSCSFLAQSAEDQGLAQEEAERMAPGKPRTSSLELVTFKDVAVDFTREEWSLLDDPQKLLYKEVMLENAHNLLSVGEDRPEMKKASTKIALSVEGLQTVEKAHEYPECGKTFSENSSTPRIHTGEKHYKNNEWEKSFLQNGNLSHLQRIHSKEKAFQGRKGFTLRSNLTRHQRTHSGEKSYECNLCGKVFTRSSYLCIHQRIHTGEKPYECNQCGKAFRNSSTLIIHQRIHTGEKPYECNHCGKAFKESSSLAQHQRIHTGEKPYKCNHCEKTFRQSSYLCIHQRIHSGEKPYECSQCGKTFTGSSCLAQHQKIHTGEKPYECNQCGKAFRYSFNLIIHQRIHTGEKPYECNQCGKAFKEKSSLAKHQKIHTGEKPYKCNQCGKAFTDSSSLAKHQRIHTGEKPYECNQCGKTFRISSKRTIHQRIHTGERPYECNQCGKAFTVSSGLAKHQRIHTGEKPYKCNQCGKAFTQSSNLAKHQRIHSGEKPYVCNQCGKAFTYSYDLIIHQRIHTGEKPYQCNQCGKTFTGSSYLAQHQRIHTGEKSYECDQCGKAYVNSSSLAKHQRIHTGAKPYECNQCGKAFRYSFNFIIHQRIHTGEKPYECNQCGKAFTGSSSLAKHQRIHSGEKPYEGKQLLSGFPLMDLGWSRISLQ
- the LOC103093751 gene encoding zinc finger protein 883-like isoform X1 — translated: MAPSQTSFSPPGSAPVLEEEGKASSPLLGSCSFLAQSAEDQGLAQEEAERMAPGKPRTSSLELVTFKDVAVDFTREEWSLLDDPQKLLYKEVMLENAHNLLSVGLPVPREDWMSSFEQGEAPWMLAEEGPGEDRPEMKKASTKIALSVEGLQTVEKAHEYPECGKTFSENSSTPRIHTGEKHYKNNEWEKSFLQNGNLSHLQRIHSKEKAFQGRKGFTLRSNLTRHQRTHSGEKSYECNLCGKVFTRSSYLCIHQRIHTGEKPYECNQCGKAFRNSSTLIIHQRIHTGEKPYECNHCGKAFKESSSLAQHQRIHTGEKPYKCNHCEKTFRQSSYLCIHQRIHSGEKPYECSQCGKTFTGSSCLAQHQKIHTGEKPYECNQCGKAFRYSFNLIIHQRIHTGEKPYECNQCGKAFKEKSSLAKHQKIHTGEKPYKCNQCGKAFTDSSSLAKHQRIHTGEKPYECNQCGKTFRISSKRTIHQRIHTGERPYECNQCGKAFTVSSGLAKHQRIHTGEKPYKCNQCGKAFTQSSNLAKHQRIHSGEKPYVCNQCGKAFTYSYDLIIHQRIHTGEKPYQCNQCGKTFTGSSYLAQHQRIHTGEKSYECDQCGKAYVNSSSLAKHQRIHTGAKPYECNQCGKAFRYSFNFIIHQRIHTGEKPYECNQCGKAFTGSSSLAKHQRIHSGEKPYEGKQLLSGFPLMDLGWSRISLQ
- the LOC103093751 gene encoding zinc finger protein 883-like isoform X4, with the translated sequence MILRSCCTRRSCWRMPTTCSPSGEAPWMLAEEGPGEDRPEMKKASTKIALSVEGLQTVEKAHEYPECGKTFSENSSTPRIHTGEKHYKNNEWEKSFLQNGNLSHLQRIHSKEKAFQGRKGFTLRSNLTRHQRTHSGEKSYECNLCGKVFTRSSYLCIHQRIHTGEKPYECNQCGKAFRNSSTLIIHQRIHTGEKPYECNHCGKAFKESSSLAQHQRIHTGEKPYKCNHCEKTFRQSSYLCIHQRIHSGEKPYECSQCGKTFTGSSCLAQHQKIHTGEKPYECNQCGKAFRYSFNLIIHQRIHTGEKPYECNQCGKAFKEKSSLAKHQKIHTGEKPYKCNQCGKAFTDSSSLAKHQRIHTGEKPYECNQCGKTFRISSKRTIHQRIHTGERPYECNQCGKAFTVSSGLAKHQRIHTGEKPYKCNQCGKAFTQSSNLAKHQRIHSGEKPYVCNQCGKAFTYSYDLIIHQRIHTGEKPYQCNQCGKTFTGSSYLAQHQRIHTGEKSYECDQCGKAYVNSSSLAKHQRIHTGAKPYECNQCGKAFRYSFNFIIHQRIHTGEKPYECNQCGKAFTGSSSLAKHQRIHSGEKPYEGKQLLSGFPLMDLGWSRISLQ